The genomic window TGCTATTCCTGCATACATTTTTGGTGGAATTAGTGGGGCACATTTAAATCCAGCAGTTACTATTGGAAATGCATTTATAGGTAAATTTGCATGGAACCAAGTAGCAGGTTATGTAATAGCACAGATGTTAGGTGGTATTGTAGGTGGTATATTAGTTTGGTTAACTTATTTACCTCATTGGAAAGAAACAGAAGATAAAGCTGCAAAATTAGGGGTATTCTGTACAGCACCAGCAATAAGAGATTTTAAAGCAAACTTTTTAACTGAGGTTTTAGCAACTGCTTTATTAGTTTTTGGTTTAATGGGACTAGGACAAGCGGAGATGGTTGCAGGATTTGGAGCATTTGCAGCAGGATTATTGATAGTAGTTATTGGACTTTCTTTAGGTGGACCAACAGGTTATGCAATAAACCCAGCTAGAGATTTAGGACCACGTATAGCACATGCTATTTTACCTATAGCAGGAAAAGGGGATGCAGATTGGGAATATTCATGGATACCAGTAATTGGACCTATTTTAGGAGGCATATTAGGAGCTATTATATTTAATTTAGTATTTTAAGGAATTATTTTGAATATTTTTTAATTCATAACAAATTAGTGTGGTTTACTTTATGAGAAAAGAATGATGAACAATAGATTAAAGCATAATTAAAAATTTTATTAAATATATTTTAATGTTAAAAAAGTGATAGGGGGAGTAAAACATGGAAAAGAAATATATAATGGCACTAGATCAAGGCACTACAAGCTGTAGATGTATAATTTTTAATAAAAAAGGTGAAATGATAAGTGTAGCTCAAAAGGAATTTAAACAAATTTATCCTAAAGGCGGTTGGGTTGAACATGATGCTTTAGAAATTTGGGGCAAACAGGTAGGAGTTGCTGGAGAAGCACTTAATAGTGCAAGAATTTCTCCAGAAGAAATTGCAGCAATAGGTATAACAAACCAAAGGGAGACTACTGTGGTTTGGGACAAGAGAACAGGACTTCCAGTATATAATGCTATAGTATGGCAGTGTAGAAGAACTTCAGAGTACTGTGATGAATTAAGAGAAAAAGGATTAGACAAGAAGATAAGAGAAAAAACAGGTTTAGTTTTAGATGCTTATTTTTCAGCTACAAAAGTTAAATGGATACTTGATAATGTAGAGGGTGCTAGAGAACAAGCAGAAAAAGGAAATTTATTATTTGGAAATATAGATACATGGTTAATTTGGAATATGACTAGGGGTAAGGTTCACGTAACCGATTACACTAATGCATCAAGAACTATGTTTTTTAACATACATGAATTAAAATGGGATGAGGAATTATTGGAATTATTCGGAATACCAAAATCAATGTTACCAGATGTAAAACCATCAAGCTATGTGTATGGACAAACAGAAGAAATATTATTTGGAGTACCTATTCCAATTGCAGGAGATGCAGGTGATCAACAAGCAGCTTTATTTGGTCAAGTTTCATTCAAAGCAGGAATGGCTAAAAACACATATGGTACAGGATGTTTCTTGCTAATGAACACAGGAGAAAAAGCAGTAGATTCTAAAAATGGATTATTAACAACAATAGCAGCAAGTACATCTGATAAGGTTGAGTATGCTCTTGAGGGTAGTGTATTCATAGGCGGAGCAGTAATTCAATGGCTTAGAGATGAACTTAGAATGATAAAAAATGCTGCAGAATCACAAAAATATGCTGAAGCTGTAGAAGATTCAAATGGAGTATATTTAGTTCCTGCTTTTGTTGGTATAGGAGCACCATATTGGGATCAATATGCAAGAGGAACTATGGTTGGAATTACAAGAGGTGCTAAAAAAGAGCACATAATAAGAGCTGCTTTAGAATCTATGGCATATCAAACATATGATGTTTTAAAAGCTATGGAGGAAGATTCACAAATAGAATTAAAAGCACTAAAAGTAGATGGTGGAGCATGTCA from Clostridium sp. MB40-C1 includes these protein-coding regions:
- a CDS encoding MIP/aquaporin family protein → MTTYMAEFLGTMILIWLGDGVVASVALNKSKGKDGGWIVVTVAWGLAVAIPAYIFGGISGAHLNPAVTIGNAFIGKFAWNQVAGYVIAQMLGGIVGGILVWLTYLPHWKETEDKAAKLGVFCTAPAIRDFKANFLTEVLATALLVFGLMGLGQAEMVAGFGAFAAGLLIVVIGLSLGGPTGYAINPARDLGPRIAHAILPIAGKGDADWEYSWIPVIGPILGGILGAIIFNLVF
- the glpK gene encoding glycerol kinase GlpK, with translation MEKKYIMALDQGTTSCRCIIFNKKGEMISVAQKEFKQIYPKGGWVEHDALEIWGKQVGVAGEALNSARISPEEIAAIGITNQRETTVVWDKRTGLPVYNAIVWQCRRTSEYCDELREKGLDKKIREKTGLVLDAYFSATKVKWILDNVEGAREQAEKGNLLFGNIDTWLIWNMTRGKVHVTDYTNASRTMFFNIHELKWDEELLELFGIPKSMLPDVKPSSYVYGQTEEILFGVPIPIAGDAGDQQAALFGQVSFKAGMAKNTYGTGCFLLMNTGEKAVDSKNGLLTTIAASTSDKVEYALEGSVFIGGAVIQWLRDELRMIKNAAESQKYAEAVEDSNGVYLVPAFVGIGAPYWDQYARGTMVGITRGAKKEHIIRAALESMAYQTYDVLKAMEEDSQIELKALKVDGGACQNDFLMQFQSDILGVQVDRPEVIETTALGAAYLAGLAVGYWESKEELVANWAISKDFQSNMDDEKRQSLVKGWHKAVERSRDWEER